Proteins encoded in a region of the Rhodopirellula halodulae genome:
- the recA gene encoding recombinase RecA yields the protein MAKKPRTATAAQAKGVKLDPGMKTILEKEPGLKTTLQQIEKSFGDGAIMPLGASQKLTIDCISTGSLSLDMALGGQGIPRGRIIEVFGPESSGKTTLALHIGAEAQKAGGIAAIIDAEHAFDPSWAKKLGVELDSLLVSQPGSGEEAMQICEMLVKSNAVDVIIVDSVAALVPKAELEGEIGDSHVGLQARLMSQSMRKLTGAIAKSKSAVIFINQIREKVGVMFGSPETTPGGRALKFYCSCRIDVRRIGSLKDGEEQVGQRVKAKIVKNKVAPPFRIAEFDMMHSNGISYEGDLLDLGTENKVINRSGSWFKYGDTYLGQGKEKARNFLIENPDVSDEIKQKVLSAGGFIAPLEPEAEETAEETEAVANS from the coding sequence TGAAGCTGGATCCCGGGATGAAAACCATCTTGGAGAAAGAACCCGGACTGAAGACCACGTTGCAGCAAATCGAGAAGTCATTTGGTGATGGGGCCATCATGCCCTTGGGTGCTTCTCAGAAGCTGACGATCGACTGCATCTCAACAGGCAGTCTCAGCCTCGACATGGCACTCGGTGGACAGGGCATCCCTCGCGGTCGGATCATCGAAGTGTTCGGTCCCGAGTCGTCCGGTAAAACGACGCTGGCACTCCACATTGGTGCGGAGGCCCAAAAGGCCGGCGGCATCGCAGCCATCATCGATGCCGAGCACGCGTTCGATCCGAGTTGGGCGAAGAAGCTCGGCGTGGAACTGGACAGCTTGCTGGTCAGCCAACCGGGCAGCGGCGAAGAAGCGATGCAGATCTGTGAGATGCTGGTCAAATCCAATGCGGTCGACGTCATTATCGTTGACTCGGTCGCGGCTTTGGTTCCCAAGGCGGAACTCGAAGGCGAGATTGGCGACAGCCACGTGGGCCTGCAAGCTCGCTTGATGAGCCAATCGATGAGGAAGCTGACCGGTGCGATCGCGAAAAGCAAATCGGCCGTGATTTTCATCAACCAAATTCGCGAAAAGGTCGGCGTGATGTTCGGTAGCCCGGAAACCACACCCGGCGGTCGGGCACTCAAGTTCTATTGCTCGTGCCGAATCGATGTGCGTCGGATCGGCAGCTTGAAAGATGGTGAGGAACAAGTCGGTCAACGCGTCAAAGCAAAGATCGTGAAGAACAAGGTCGCGCCCCCGTTCCGCATCGCCGAGTTCGACATGATGCACTCCAACGGCATCAGTTACGAAGGCGACTTGTTGGATCTGGGAACCGAGAACAAAGTCATCAACCGCAGTGGTTCTTGGTTCAAGTACGGCGACACTTATCTGGGACAAGGCAAGGAGAAGGCGCGTAACTTCTTGATCGAGAACCCCGATGTCTCCGATGAGATCAAACAAAAGGTCTTGTCCGCGGGAGGATTCATCGCCCCGCTGGAACCCGAAGCAGAAGAGACTGCGGAAGAAACCGAAGCCGTCGCCAACAGCTGA